The stretch of DNA CTGCTAATTGCTACTTCAATTGCTAATTGTTGCTACAATTGCTAATTGCTACTTCAATTGCTAATTGTTGCTACAACTGCTAATTGCTACTTCAATTGCTAATTGTTGCTACAATTGCTACTTCAATTGCTAATTGTTACTACCATTGCTAGCTGCTCAAGTTTTTTATGCAGATTTACCATCAACAATCATACACGATCAATAATACACCGATgaattgaaatatttaaaatggttcTTTTACAAATATGAACcaagatttattttatttacttgaGATGTATAGGTGATGTTGATAGCAATGCTATCAGAAGAATTATATACACCTTGTGGAGCAGCAGGAACAGCACTGCGATTAAGCGTGCCAACTTTATGGTGACATTGAAGTGACAATAACTAACACTGAAATTGcataattaaaaatgaaaatgtaaagaTTCTCGAAGGTTTATGTGTACGCCAAGCTCTGATTACATACAACAGCATTTCTGCATTTTGTTCTGGATATGCTAAGAAGCATAGGAAAGCCTAAAAAACTGATAAATAGCATCCTTAGTTTATCATGATAAACCTTCCATAAATTAGTTATTTCTAAAAATATGAATCCGTTACATGCATCatcagtatagttaataggtctatgatattTTACCAAGAGCTAACCCATTTTAGTGTTTTAGCTATTCTATGACCGCTTAATGACTTTTAAAAGGAATGGTAACAGCTAATTTTGACTCTCAGCTGCCATGCAGAGGAGATAATCTCGGGCTATTTACTTTCATTGCGAATATTAActtgtcagaattttgtatGAGTGAATAATTGTATTTCTCTAATATATTTGTGATATTTGTGATATATTAGATGTTTGATATATTTCTGATAATCATTTGGTATAAACACAGTTAATTATATACGCGTCTCTAAACTGACCCCCCCCCCCCATAATACACTACAGCAAAATCGGCACTATTCAACCCCTTGTTGCTTATACAATACAGCCAAATATAATAACTTGAATTCCAACAAGTAATAAcagctggtacatgtatatcagtgaACCTACTAATCTCAATATTTTGTGCCAGTGTCTGTCAATCATTAAGCTATGGAAGTCAACACTGCTTCAAGAATAATGTTCTCTTCGCAGATGGACTTTAGTGTGCTCTCCTATTAATTTCTAAGCTAATATATTTGCTATGCtcataaacattaaaatatatcaCCTCGCCATAGAATATCATAAGAGCTCAGTCGTTCAAACTGTCATGTCTGCTGTTACTTTAAATTAAATGATATTAGTGTTTTTTAGTAAAACCATGGTGAATAAAGCTAGCAGATACATCAGCataaatgtaggcctattgctgattttttaaaaaattgaaattttttatgtgttttatgtaTCGTTTAAATTTAGAGGTCGGATCATATTGCACAGTATTATCTTGTGAATATATTATAGGATGCCAAGGACAGATGTATGTCGCACCACCAGGAGTAGTCCAAACAGGTCCGCAGCAGCTTGTCGTCATCCCTACTCAGGTACCTGCGCTAGACACCAATACAGCACTATGTTATACCACATGGTTGAACTTGTTCATGCTCCCCACTTTAGATGTCCGCAACAAGCTAGACACTGCTGAAATCCTGTTTGACTGTCGCATCTATCTGTGTTCGTTCCATGAGACGGATGTCAATAGTGTAGTGAAAATTAATCAAGATACTTGCTTGCTTTTTGTGTGTAAAATGTAGTTGAGACTTGTTTAATGGTGGTGGAAACATCTAGCTGTTCAGCCAGATGTATTTTTAATGCTGTTTAATCTCTAACAACAAGAGAAAATCACTATTTGAAAACCATGGAGCATAAATAAATTAACAGCAATGCTGttgctataatatatattatattatatataatatacatgtgatCTGGGCATTGTTAGAGTTTTCTTTTGTTAACTAAAAGGATGCAGCCGCCAGTAGAACAAAATTAATATCTGAATTCAGTTTTCTTTGTCAGCTTTTGGTCATATGCTGTGGTGTATATTGCTTGCTACGGTCACTGTACTGATGCTGCTCTTCTACAGTCAACACTATTTGTTGTAACATTTTCATGTAAAGAGATGCAGTGTGTTCAACTAgaatacaatgtatgtatataacatgGTGTATGCTCCATCCAACAGCCCGGTGTACATCAGCCAGATCATCTTCCCTTCTCCATATTCAACATGCTCTGCTGCTGTTTCTGTATCGGCATTGTTGCGCTCATCAAGTCTTTTGATGTGCGGTCTGCAAATGCTGTGGGAGATTTTGAGAGAGCTAAAAGGAGCTCAGAAGCTGCTTTACGGCTCAACAAAATCGCTCTCGGTGAGTGGAAACAGCTGGTATTTTTGCTGAGCTGCCGACCCCAGTCGCACTGACCTTATTTTTATCACATTGTTGTCATCTCAATCAGCTGACCGCTTTTACCACCCATGTAAATTTTCTCTTTTAAACTTTTGAGCATCACTTGTCAAAACTGATAGGTTTTGATAAGACTACCTATTTGGAATGTCTCACTGCTGCCGTTTCGCTGAGTCTTCTGTAGATGTTGGCATTTAATAATCAGGCTTGGTTTGATCTGCTGTTTCATTATTTCGATTTCAAACTCATCCATCGcaacaattatttttacagaCAAGATAAACTACACTTGTTGCTGATCAACCCTTTACTAGTGTACAGTTTTGTAGCTTTCAATATTTCTAGATATTCCAGCATATACAAATCCTGATCTTCAATACCACAAATAATGTACAGAGACTGTTTATACTTGGTGACTCATTTGTTGAGTGCCGATTCAACTGTATCTATTAGCTGATGGATGTTGATGAAATGTCTTATGTAGCTGGTGTATCTGTCATGGCCATTTTATTACATTGTAGGAATTGGAATGGTGATCATCTGTCTATATACAATTGCCATATTTGTATTCTGAACCTATTCTGGATTGAACAAGCTGCCAAACTGACCCGCTAAATATTCACATCAGTTTAGTCTTAGCTCTAACACTGTCAAGCAATCAGAGACAAATGCATTAATTATGCGCATAACCACTTGGGAAATAACCACTTGCCTGAGGCTATTATGACACAATAATATTTTCAGTGTAATATTTCAATGCAACCAGCTAGGCGGGAACTAAAACTATCACTCCATTGGCTCCTGATGATTCACTCTATTTGAATCTTCTACTTGTAATCTCATTTTATGCTTATGTTGATACTCAAACGTTGATAATATGATACTCGtacctttgtttttttttatacatGTTTAAACGTTCTAGATGTTTTACCTACAACTTTCCTATCTCATGCAGtgttaatttgttttgccaaataataaacattcaagtattgtgcttgtTCAACCCATTACATTACACGCACCTTGCACAGCTGGCAATGCTTTATTCGTGCAACCTTTTGATTGGGCAACCTGCTTTCaacttaaattaaataaattattcaaagttcatAGAATACACAACCATGTTGCTCACATGATAATTCATGAAGTGCTGACTTATACTACACTTGATGCCGTAGCAAACATAAATATTCTCCAATGATACATATCATGTTTGGAATATACCATCGTGTACTGTTGTAACCATAGCATCTCATATCCATACCATTTTGGCCATAACATCTCATATCCATACCATTCTGGATATAACCTCAGATCCATACCATTGTGACCATAAAATCTCATACTCATACCACTGTAACCATAACATCCCATATCATACCATTTTAACCATAACATCTTGTATTCATACCATTGTAACCATACCATCTCGTATCCATACCATTGTAACCATAACATCCCATATTCAGACCATTGTAACCATAACATCTCTTATCCATACCATTGTAATCATAACATTTCATATTCATACCATTGTAACCATAACATTTCATATCCATACCATTTTGGCCATAACATCTCATATCCATACCATTCTGGATATAACATCTCGGATCCATACCATTGTGCCCATAACATCTCATATTCATACCATTGTAACCATAACATCCCATATACATACCATTGTAACCATACCATCCCATACCATTGTAACCATAACATCTCATATTCATACCATTGTAACCATAACATGTCGCGCTATACAAATAGGGTAACACACAGTCATGTAATCACTTCACTATTTGTCACATGACTCGTACACTCTCATTTCCCCAAAAGATGGGATGGTTACTATTAATTATCTACATAACTTTACAACAAGAATAGCACACACTATAACAAGATTATTGTAAACATGTTTTCACCCTCACAAGAAAGAGAGTCACATATGTGGGCAGTTGCCGGTTTAGCGATGTGGTATTGTTGAAAGCTGCCACCATGTTAGGAAATGGTTCAAAAGGATTCACCAATAAAAGCATCTTTAAGATTCATATATTAAgcaataaaatacatgactataaaaatatccTGACTGAACGAAGAGTAGACAAAATGTCATCAATTTGCTCAGCAAAGAGATGATAAAAAGGACCTAAGTAACATCTGTGAGTCGGCAGGTGAAAGTATTGTAGATTGACGAGAGCTCAGACATCTAGAGAGTGTTAGAGTATCATAGCACTATGAAATAAGCATTTATAAATTCTATGGAGCATTGAGAATGTGTGATGGAaggatttttatttaataatgatCTATATAGCAGCGCCTTGAAAAACTGGTTGATCCACTTTCTTCAGGTTACCATCAATTATTGCTTGATCATGACATTGTAATGCATCAGAGAACTCAGGCTTTAGTACAAGAGCCCGGCTTGCATCATCAACTGCTTGTTGAAATCGAGCTACAAAACATGCGAATACCATAGCAGTTAATAAAATCACCCATAAAATACAGTATTAAAGTGTCTCAAACACTCAATTGGTGTGAAATTTTATTACCATTTCTGGGAGACAAGTGAAAACAAATACTAAATACTAGTAAGAATTACTCACTACTGATACCTCATATTATGGGTGACAAAACAGAATACAAAAGTTCCATTTGCGTGCAGTCCTAGACTGCAAGCAGCTTGTTGACTTGATGGTAAAAATTGAAACTTAACCAATGCCTACAATATAATATTGCCATAATGGAAATGTGATGGAAGGTGCTGTAtaaacgatatatatatatccctaAATAGGACTCCAGAATTTGATGAGGCTTCATCAGTATACAAAATGCCCAACTCCTCTTATTCTACAATTTTCCTCTCTGGAAGGAAAGAGAGTGCTCTTAAATAATAAGCCCGATCTTGCTGTGGTTTGGGACCCAAGGCTAGTGGCTGAGGAGTAGCCATACAGGTAGAGGTTTGTCTCTAGGAGACGTGATCTATAAGGTGTGAGAGTATAGAGACTATCATGAAGTTAGAGCATAGGCTTGCTGAGGTATAGCGATGTACCTAGTCTGTAGTGTACGACAGCTCGGTTGTAGTAATAGACGGCAGATTCGCACGCCCTGATAGCACTTGTGTAGTCATCCACAGCTCCATCAAAATCCACAGCTAAATACTTGGTGAAACCTCGTTCGTTGTATGCAGATGCAAGCtcatttttgctaataaatagAGATATTAATACTTACTAACAATATACATCACTGTGTAAAATGGCTTTTTCAGAAGCATAACCAAATAGATCACGAAATGACAAGCTATACAACCACTTTGTTAAGAGTATGTCTCACCTACATTTACCctttaaacattttgttataCATTCTGTGTATAAATTTAATGCATCTGAAAATTGTCGCTCAGAGCGAAGGTTTGCCGCTGTTTTGAGaagtgactccgagttttccaTTAATCTAAAACGAATATATAAATAGGAATGTCAACCAGCTTTATTCATAAATAACTCCATCTGAACTTATcgtaaaaaacaaataaactacTTTTGGGTGAGTTTATGTTGATTTTTAATGCCACCAGACCTGATACAGGTTGAAAAGGACATTAAGTAGCCATACTATGACATAACTTAACCTGGTAGATAGGTAGGTAGTAGAACCAGGCACCGCTGATATGAACTCTAATTTCAGTCTAGGTATATCTATACAAACATTTTCATTATAGCAGATGGGTGATTGCATTGCGCAAAATCATCTTACCGCGAAGATGCACAAAAGAGGTATGAATAGCCATTCAAATGGCCACCTGCCCAGGATGTCATTATTAAAAGAGGAAGTAATTAACGTGTAATAGAAAAGTACTTTTGAcccatttgaaaaaaaaatttcttatataaaaatCATCAGCTCCATATTACAACCATAACAGGCTAATCCATATGATTGAATGCTTCTTATAGAATGGCCCGCAGACGAATCCAAAGTACTTTTTAATATACCTTTGAATCTGACAAGCTAATCGGTATAAACATGTGGAGCACTAGGAAGGAGGATGTGAAGGAAGGATGAATCTTTGAATACGCCTAACTAATATGCACATCGCTAAAGAGAATCGTACGAAAAACATAATGGTAAGTAGGCCTATGTATAAAAAACAACAGACATAAATAAATCGCATAAAATGAAACCAGAGTTCAACTTTGTGGACTAAATAAAAGCACATTACTACTAAACAAAAACTATGGtgaaaaaaatacttttgtGAAATTGATTGGCAGCAGGTAATAATGTTTTTTACTAAACATGCGATTTTATATGGATTGCCA from Watersipora subatra chromosome 2, tzWatSuba1.1, whole genome shotgun sequence encodes:
- the LOC137387802 gene encoding tetratricopeptide repeat protein 32-like, with the translated sequence MNVWTIFTKRIIRLMENSESLLKTAANLRSERQFSDALNLYTECITKCLKGKCSKNELASAYNERGFTKYLAVDFDGAVDDYTSAIRACESAVYYYNRAVVHYRLARFQQAVDDASRALVLKPEFSDALQCHDQAIIDGNLKKVDQPVFQGAAI